In Anas platyrhynchos isolate ZD024472 breed Pekin duck chromosome 7, IASCAAS_PekinDuck_T2T, whole genome shotgun sequence, one genomic interval encodes:
- the DYTN gene encoding LOW QUALITY PROTEIN: dystrotelin (The sequence of the model RefSeq protein was modified relative to this genomic sequence to represent the inferred CDS: inserted 4 bases in 2 codons; deleted 2 bases in 1 codon), with protein MPNAICPFQMDPDLQEAFNDVQNSVYRTALKLHAIQSLCQLDLLDVSLIQHILSSEQRQREKQISLKEQQLSGMLKELFQRARLEKPSQVDPRAAKFTLSLLKAMYDRSGMGYIKTRSVAAALIALSRDTXLAKYRAFFEFYAVPDGKKSWITRSALRSLLTDLNQIPAIVGESCTLSCVEIATHSCFQGVLNSAIVEEKFLSWLRSEPALLLWLSTCYRLSASEXVSHQVRCRVCKNFPIRGLRYRCLKCLNFDLCQVCFFTGCLRKPHKRSHPVVEHCVQMSAKASAKHFLCTVRNNLFQDHCRRKEAQRRRALEITEERQFPAHKKIVPLAELSTSSFPENLSLPVDRPVLESPTLVSKSRTVTHKNNSETPEQDKTKIQAIASFEADMLKMHDSLRSIHNESRNMKKKFNKWKDKVQFLHSCQEDRSCKIETTLQSLRASHENLQMELQQIKQDIKTMLQSTTHPSFSLHQNMMPRNQHVLLERRMQGGLNPAEINPISRTCADWKALNRPNSENRMQLLETPEVPATMNFIFSEDPVKSVTLQCDGLLIGQRKKAKENQTYLPELMENSCSGIVGNTVLTPTAIQIPPDEKEVSEEVELQQLVMKLKDALSLQAQSAQQSALKQDFFSAAEHVCRSFSDLINQITASLEVTETGIHLTAPLNYRRSTVLTLHLNEIDFTSVPQSILLCTTVKSK; from the exons ATGCCTAATGCCATCTGTCCATTTCAAATGGATCCAGACTTGCAGG agGCTTTCAATGATGTTCAGAATTCTGTCTACAGAACAGCCCTGAAACTGCACGCAATACAAAGTCTGTGCCAGT TGGATTTGCTTGATGTTTCTCTGATTCAGCACATCTTGTCAAGTGAACAGAGACAGAGGGAAAAGCAGATTTCTCtgaaagagcagcagctctctggAATGCTGAAGGAACTGTTCCAAAGGGCAAGATTAGAAAAACCCAGCCAGGTAGATCCAAGAGCTGCCAAATTCACATTGAGCCTACTAAAAGCCATGTATGACAG atCTGGAATGGGTTATATCAAAACTAGATCTGTTGCAGCTGCCTTAATTGCTCTTTCAAGAGACAC ACTTGCTAAATACAGAG ctttttttgagTTTTATGCTGTTCCTGATGGGAAGAAGTCCTGGATTACCCGTAGTGCCCTGAGAAGCCTGCTAACAGACTTAAATCAG ATCCCAGCCATTGTGGGAGAAAGCTGCACTCTGTCTTGTGTGGAAATTGCTACTCACAGCTGTTTCCAAGGG GTTCTGAATTCAGCAATTGTTGAAGAAAAATTCTTGTCTTGGCTGAGATCAGAGCCCGCTCTTCTGCTGTGGCTCTCTACATGTTACAGATTATCagcttcaga agtttctcacCAGGTTAGATGCAGAGTCTGCAAGAATTTCCCCATTAGAGGCCTCAG GTATCGCTGTTTGAAGTGCCTGAATTTTGACCTTTGCCAAGTCTGCTTTTTCACAGGCTGTCTCCGCAAACCACATAAGAGGTCACATCCTGTTGTGGAACACTGTGTGCAG ATGTCAGCAAAGGCGAGTGCAAAGCACTTTCTCTGCACTGTCAGGAACAACCTGTTTCAAGACCACTGCAGAAGAAAGGAGGCTCAGAGAAGGAGAGCTCTGGAGATAACAGAGGAGAGACAGTTCCCTGCTCACAAAAAGATTGT TCCCCTTGCAGAACTCAGTACTTCATCATTCCCTGAAAACCTGTCTCTCCCAGTGGACAGACCTGTCCTGGAGTCACCCACACTTGTATCTAAAAGCAGAACTGTAACACACAAGAATAACAGTGAGACGCCAGAGCAAGACAAGACAAAAATACAG GCAATAGCCTCTTTTGAAGCAGATATGTTAAAAATGCATGATTCCCTCAGAAGTATTCACAATGAAAGCAG GAACATGAAGAAGAAATTCAATAAATGGAAGGACAAAGTGCAATTTCTTCACAGCTGCCAGGaagacagaagctgcaaaatagAGACAACACTCCAAAGCTTGAGAGCAAGCCATGAAAACTTGCAAATGGAGCTGCAGCAAATAAAGCAAGATATAAAG ACCATGTTACAGTCAACCACACATCCTTCTTTTTCACTGCATCAGAATATGATGCCAAGAAATCAGCATGTCCTTCTGGAAAGGAGAATGCAGGGTGGATTAAATCCTGCCGAAATAAATCCCATTTCCAGAACATGTGCGGACTGGAAAGCTTTGAATCGCCCCAACTCTGAAAATAGAATGCAGCTTTTAGAGACACCTGAGGTTCCTGCTACAATGAACTTTATATTCTCAGAAGACCCAGTGAAGTCAGTGACCCTGCAGTGTGACGGACTTTTGATTGGACAGCgtaaaaaagcaaaagagaatCAAACTTATCTGCCTGAATTGATGGAAAACTCCTGCAGTGGCATTGTGGGGAATACAGTTCTCACTCCCACTGCAATACAGATACCACCTGATGAAAAGGAAGTCAGTGAGGAAGTGGAACTGCAGCAGCTAGTGATGAAATTGAAGGATGCATTGTCTCTTCAAGCCCAATCAG CTCAACAGTCAGCTTTGAAGCAGGATTTCTTCTCTGCAGCTGAACATGTTTGCAGATCCTTCTCTGACCTCATCAACCAAATAACT GCCAGCTTGGAAGTGACAGAAACTGGCATTCACCTTACAGCTCCTCTGAACTATCGAAG